A stretch of Myxococcus hansupus DNA encodes these proteins:
- a CDS encoding DUF2277 domain-containing protein, producing the protein MCRNIKPLFNFAPPATDADIRAAALQFVRKIAGTRAPSKANTEAFEKAVEEIYESSKRMLDGLVATTPPRDRARFEAMKRLRYKNAEPR; encoded by the coding sequence ATGTGCCGGAACATCAAGCCCCTCTTCAACTTCGCGCCTCCCGCCACCGACGCAGACATCCGCGCGGCGGCGCTCCAGTTCGTCCGGAAGATTGCCGGGACGCGGGCGCCCTCCAAGGCGAACACGGAGGCTTTCGAAAAAGCCGTGGAGGAGATCTACGAGAGCTCGAAGCGCATGCTCGACGGACTGGTGGCCACGACCCCGCCTCGGGACCGGGCCCGGTTCGAAGCCATGAAGCGCTTGCGCTACAAGAACGCCGAACCTCGCTGA
- a CDS encoding Tox-REase-5 domain-containing protein, with product MRLSVFRELNGRLKESGHGAFADVHDDADYLSRSLDGAEEAFVGLALAVGQFFSTSPADNLLALQRMPAAVAALIASSPEYLRRFQYMTRGEQVQAVSRLATELLTAWGTASSVSRTFQGAMVGVEGSVPVLSLSAEGTLVLERVAVPVKQVAGVLSGGPGAAIILQRANAAAQGAGPPDGPGHWGPAKESMSPRARRYQEQISGRPADEAYWVRNVKFDGFENGVLLEAKGPGYANKFLENLKPKIWFEGSGAKALVEQAQRQLAVTPKGVPIRWCIAEEKTAEAIRLLFQKERVIGIEVIYVPPL from the coding sequence GTGAGGCTCAGTGTCTTTCGGGAGTTGAACGGCCGGCTGAAAGAGTCGGGCCACGGCGCTTTCGCTGACGTCCACGATGACGCGGACTATCTCAGCCGCTCACTCGATGGTGCCGAGGAGGCCTTCGTCGGGCTCGCGCTGGCGGTGGGGCAGTTCTTCTCGACATCGCCCGCCGACAACCTGTTGGCGCTCCAGCGCATGCCCGCCGCCGTGGCGGCGCTGATTGCTTCGTCGCCCGAATACCTGCGGCGCTTCCAGTACATGACGCGTGGCGAGCAGGTCCAGGCCGTCTCCAGGCTTGCGACGGAGCTGCTCACAGCCTGGGGCACGGCGTCCTCCGTGAGTCGCACGTTTCAAGGGGCGATGGTGGGGGTTGAGGGGTCGGTGCCGGTGTTGTCGCTGTCGGCCGAGGGCACGTTGGTGCTGGAGCGTGTCGCCGTCCCGGTGAAGCAGGTCGCCGGGGTGCTGAGCGGGGGACCCGGCGCGGCCATCATTCTCCAGCGTGCCAATGCCGCGGCGCAGGGGGCCGGCCCGCCCGACGGCCCGGGGCATTGGGGGCCCGCGAAGGAGTCCATGTCTCCTCGCGCCCGGCGCTACCAGGAGCAAATCTCGGGGCGCCCGGCGGACGAGGCGTACTGGGTGCGGAACGTCAAGTTCGATGGCTTCGAGAACGGCGTCCTGCTGGAGGCGAAGGGGCCTGGTTACGCGAACAAGTTCCTTGAGAACCTGAAGCCCAAAATCTGGTTCGAGGGGTCGGGAGCCAAAGCCCTTGTCGAACAGGCGCAGCGCCAGTTGGCTGTGACTCCCAAGGGTGTGCCCATCAGGTGGTGTATTGCCGAGGAGAAAACGGCCGAAGCCATCCGACTCCTATTCCAGAAGGAACGGGTCATCGGGATAGAAGTCATCTATGTCCCACCCTTGTAG
- a CDS encoding efflux RND transporter permease subunit: MLTRVIEWSLSHRGAVLVATAALVISGLLAFRALPIDALPDTTPTQVQVNTVAPALTPIEVERQLTVPVEQALAGLPRVSELRSLSKFGLSQVTLQFEDGTDLWFARQRVAERLGRVQLPAGIAPPSLGPEATGLGEVFHYLVKSRTKRLEELRTLHDWVIAPQLRSVPGVAEVNAWGGEEKQWHVIVDPRRLQQFNLSLGDIYRALEDNNANVGGGVLERGGTATLVMGVGRLTDGGSIEDVVIAARQGVPVRIRDVARVEVGHEIRRGATTADGEGEVVLGLGFMRVGENSHTVTQALAQRLEDITRRLPADVNVEPVYQRTELVDLVLRTVRTNLLEGALLVIAVLFVFLGNWRAGLIVAAAIPLSLLFAFNAMLRFGIAGTLMSLGAIDFGLVVDSSVILVENAERRLSEARDGRSLLEVVRDAAVEVRKPTLFGELIIMVVYLPILALEGVEGKLFRPMALTVIFALLGSALLSMTLMPVLASFALKRGGGAHPEPRLVRWLQRAYRPLLEWALAHARLILTTAVLLVVAAAVAATRLGSEFVPRLSEGTLVINTVRLAEVSLTESIRYGTQIEQVLRDRFPDEVQRVWTRTGTAEVATDPMGIELSDVFITLKPRGEWKRASTQEELVNEMKAELADLPGMRMAFLQPIEMRVNEMIAGVRSDVGIKLFGDDLELLKTKARELEALVRGVPGAADVTVEQVTGQPVLEITVDRAAVARYGIPTRSVLDVVEAVGTRIVGEVREGERRFDLAVRLSEEYRQDPAKLATIPVDAPGGERVPLGRLATLQETSGPTTIQREWGQRRLVIQANVRDRDLGGFVAEVRRTLDEKLELPEGYFLRYGGQFEHLERARARLSIVVPVALALIFLLLYITYQRVLDAVRIFAGVPFALVGGVLALYARGLPFSISAAVGFIALSGVSVLGDMVLVSRVRSLLEQGWELGDALRQAAVSRLRPVLMTAAVAAIGFVPMALNTGVGAEVQRPLATVVIGGVLSSTLLTLLVLPVLYSVFGARQPTPMDSGVLHSPANGITKAS; the protein is encoded by the coding sequence ATGCTCACCCGGGTCATCGAATGGTCCTTGTCCCACCGTGGGGCGGTCCTCGTGGCGACGGCGGCCCTCGTCATCTCGGGGCTGCTCGCCTTCCGCGCCCTGCCCATCGACGCGCTCCCCGACACCACACCCACCCAGGTCCAGGTCAACACCGTCGCGCCGGCGCTCACGCCCATTGAAGTGGAGCGACAGCTCACGGTCCCCGTCGAGCAGGCGCTCGCGGGCCTCCCCCGCGTCAGCGAGCTGCGCTCCCTCTCCAAGTTCGGCCTCTCCCAGGTCACCCTCCAGTTCGAGGACGGCACGGACCTGTGGTTCGCGCGGCAGCGGGTGGCCGAACGGCTGGGCCGCGTGCAACTGCCCGCGGGCATCGCGCCGCCCTCGCTCGGGCCCGAAGCCACGGGACTGGGCGAGGTCTTCCACTACCTGGTCAAGAGCCGGACGAAGCGGCTCGAGGAGCTGCGCACCCTGCATGACTGGGTCATCGCGCCGCAGCTCCGAAGCGTGCCCGGCGTGGCGGAGGTGAACGCGTGGGGCGGCGAGGAGAAGCAGTGGCACGTCATCGTCGACCCGCGCCGCTTGCAGCAGTTCAACCTCTCCCTGGGAGACATCTACCGGGCGCTGGAGGACAACAACGCCAACGTCGGAGGAGGCGTCCTGGAGCGAGGCGGCACGGCGACACTCGTGATGGGCGTCGGGCGACTCACGGACGGCGGCTCCATCGAAGACGTGGTCATCGCGGCGCGCCAGGGCGTCCCCGTGCGCATCCGAGACGTGGCCCGCGTCGAGGTGGGCCATGAAATCCGGCGGGGCGCCACCACCGCGGATGGCGAAGGCGAGGTGGTCCTGGGGCTGGGCTTCATGCGCGTGGGCGAAAACTCCCACACAGTGACGCAGGCGCTTGCCCAGCGCCTGGAGGACATCACCCGGCGGCTGCCCGCGGACGTCAACGTCGAGCCCGTCTACCAGCGCACCGAGCTGGTGGACCTCGTGCTGCGCACCGTGCGCACCAACCTGCTGGAAGGCGCGCTGCTCGTCATCGCGGTGCTCTTCGTGTTCCTGGGCAACTGGCGCGCGGGCCTCATCGTGGCCGCGGCCATCCCCCTGTCCCTGCTGTTCGCCTTCAACGCGATGCTGCGCTTCGGCATCGCGGGCACGCTCATGTCGTTGGGCGCCATCGACTTCGGGCTCGTCGTCGACTCATCCGTCATCCTGGTGGAGAACGCGGAGCGGCGGCTCTCCGAGGCCCGGGACGGACGCTCGCTGCTGGAGGTGGTGCGCGACGCCGCGGTCGAGGTGCGCAAACCCACGCTCTTCGGTGAGCTCATCATCATGGTGGTGTATCTGCCCATCCTCGCCCTGGAGGGTGTGGAGGGAAAGCTGTTCCGCCCCATGGCGCTCACCGTCATCTTCGCGCTGCTGGGCAGTGCGCTGCTGTCCATGACGCTGATGCCGGTGCTGGCCTCCTTCGCGCTGAAGCGTGGCGGCGGCGCGCATCCCGAGCCCAGGCTCGTGCGCTGGCTCCAGCGCGCCTACCGGCCCCTCCTGGAATGGGCGCTGGCCCACGCGCGGCTCATCCTGACCACCGCCGTGCTCCTCGTCGTGGCCGCCGCTGTCGCCGCCACGCGCCTGGGCAGCGAGTTCGTCCCCCGCCTGTCCGAAGGCACGCTCGTCATCAACACGGTGCGGCTGGCGGAAGTCTCCCTCACCGAGTCCATCCGGTATGGCACGCAGATCGAGCAGGTGTTGCGCGACCGGTTCCCGGACGAAGTCCAACGCGTGTGGACGCGCACCGGCACGGCGGAGGTGGCCACGGACCCCATGGGCATCGAGCTGTCCGACGTCTTCATCACCCTCAAGCCCCGGGGCGAATGGAAGCGCGCCAGCACCCAGGAGGAGCTGGTGAACGAAATGAAGGCCGAGCTGGCGGACCTCCCGGGTATGCGCATGGCCTTCCTCCAACCCATTGAAATGCGCGTCAACGAGATGATCGCGGGCGTGCGCAGTGACGTGGGCATCAAGCTCTTCGGCGACGACCTGGAGCTGCTCAAGACCAAGGCCCGCGAACTGGAGGCGCTGGTCCGCGGCGTCCCCGGCGCCGCGGACGTCACGGTGGAACAGGTGACGGGCCAGCCCGTGCTGGAAATCACGGTGGACCGGGCCGCGGTGGCCCGCTACGGCATCCCCACCCGCTCTGTCCTCGACGTCGTGGAGGCGGTGGGCACCCGCATCGTCGGCGAGGTGCGCGAGGGCGAGCGGCGCTTCGACCTCGCCGTGCGCCTCTCCGAGGAGTACCGCCAGGACCCCGCGAAGCTCGCCACCATCCCCGTGGACGCCCCCGGCGGCGAGCGCGTGCCGCTGGGACGACTGGCGACCCTGCAGGAGACGTCCGGCCCCACCACCATCCAACGGGAGTGGGGACAGCGGCGGCTGGTCATCCAGGCCAACGTGCGAGATCGCGACCTGGGGGGCTTCGTCGCGGAGGTCCGCCGCACGCTCGACGAGAAGCTGGAGCTGCCCGAAGGCTACTTCCTTCGCTACGGCGGCCAGTTCGAGCACCTCGAACGCGCCCGGGCGCGACTGAGCATCGTGGTGCCCGTCGCCTTGGCGCTCATCTTCCTGTTGCTCTACATCACCTACCAGCGCGTCCTGGACGCCGTGCGCATCTTCGCGGGTGTTCCCTTCGCGCTCGTGGGGGGTGTGCTCGCGCTCTACGCTCGGGGCTTGCCCTTCTCCATCTCCGCCGCCGTCGGCTTCATCGCCCTCTCCGGCGTGTCCGTCCTGGGGGACATGGTGCTCGTCTCCCGGGTGCGAAGTCTGCTGGAGCAGGGGTGGGAGTTGGGCGACGCCCTCCGCCAGGCGGCCGTGTCCCGCCTGCGCCCCGTCTTGATGACCGCGGCGGTGGCCGCCATCGGCTTCGTGCCCATGGCCCTCAACACGGGCGTTGGCGCGGAGGTCCAACGCCCGCTGGCTACGGTTGTCATTGGCGGCGTCCTGTCGTCCACCCTGCTCACCCTGCTGGTGCTCCCGGTCCTCTATTCCGTCTTCGGCGCCAGGCAGCCCACACCCATGGACTCAGGCGTCTTGCACTCCCCCGCCAACGGCATTACGAAGGCATCGTGA
- a CDS encoding immunity 52 family protein, whose amino-acid sequence MPTAFHKDETYFAGAYWGARREAAAACALRAEALFASLANVDASFRQWFRQGKSRKDALLRPIVPTRAELEKLVSDGRDRVVEELGFRFSAWNGASDDQDGSALRVTCGGYSERVGNTCMFDLPSKGPNADRVLVAPVLSGLVRSMATAWEPDFAVAMSSEHLQSVDQGDPAVLWIGWVTYIARQRGKVPPLPAPVRIEPVEDKGTLIVLTPERFTARNPDHLALAARVTELLARAGVVPPV is encoded by the coding sequence ATGCCCACCGCTTTCCACAAGGATGAAACGTATTTTGCTGGAGCCTACTGGGGCGCCCGTAGGGAAGCTGCGGCGGCCTGTGCGCTGCGCGCGGAAGCGCTCTTTGCCTCGCTGGCGAACGTCGACGCGTCATTCCGTCAGTGGTTTCGGCAAGGCAAGTCGAGGAAGGACGCGCTGCTGCGCCCCATCGTGCCCACGCGTGCGGAACTGGAGAAGCTCGTCAGCGATGGCAGGGACCGGGTCGTTGAGGAACTTGGGTTCCGCTTCAGCGCGTGGAATGGCGCGAGCGACGATCAGGATGGCAGTGCGCTCCGAGTGACGTGTGGCGGCTACTCCGAGCGAGTGGGCAACACCTGTATGTTCGATCTCCCCAGCAAGGGACCGAATGCAGACCGGGTGTTGGTGGCTCCGGTGCTGTCTGGGCTCGTGAGGAGCATGGCGACTGCGTGGGAGCCCGACTTTGCCGTGGCGATGTCATCTGAGCACCTCCAGTCGGTCGATCAGGGTGACCCTGCCGTGCTCTGGATCGGATGGGTGACGTACATCGCCAGGCAGCGGGGCAAGGTGCCGCCATTGCCGGCCCCAGTCCGAATTGAACCGGTGGAAGACAAGGGGACACTCATCGTTCTGACCCCGGAGCGGTTCACGGCCAGAAACCCGGACCACCTGGCGCTGGCTGCGCGGGTGACGGAGCTCCTGGCGCGCGCTGGCGTCGTGCCTCCCGTCTAA
- a CDS encoding TolC family protein → MSPTLRLINALLFLPTAALAARPLTMQQSVALALEQSPRLIEGRADAAAAQAQLEGASLLLQSNPQLQAAAGPRLREEGTTLELNLGVSQQLEVFGQRGARKDAARATASASQSRLEALKVDLAAEVRQSFGRALAAERALRLSEDGLALAEEGRKTAEERLKAGAASHIEVNIARVELGRAQREKVRATQQRLQSLAELKLLLNLDASEDVTPEGELSTVVLAPPAFTVLVEQATQQRQDLRAARADWEAARAEVRFASRDALPRPSVGVSYGREENDNIVQGTLSIDLPVFNRNPAGKGTSLARERQAQQRLAATERFVRTEVELALNRYRAAQATASVYGADVLSALQENLSLVTEAYRAGKVDYLQLLIIRREALDGRRGYIEALEELNAASAQLIKSVGALQ, encoded by the coding sequence GTGTCTCCGACCCTTCGCCTCATCAACGCCCTTCTCTTCCTACCCACCGCGGCCCTCGCGGCCCGTCCCTTGACGATGCAGCAATCCGTCGCGCTCGCGCTCGAACAGAGCCCCCGGCTCATCGAGGGGCGCGCCGACGCCGCGGCCGCCCAGGCCCAACTGGAGGGCGCCTCCCTCCTGCTGCAAAGCAACCCACAGCTCCAGGCGGCCGCGGGCCCCCGGCTCCGCGAAGAGGGCACGACGCTTGAGCTCAACCTGGGCGTGAGCCAGCAATTGGAGGTCTTCGGCCAACGCGGGGCACGGAAGGACGCCGCGCGCGCCACCGCCTCCGCGAGCCAGTCCCGGCTGGAAGCCCTCAAGGTCGACCTGGCCGCCGAAGTCCGTCAGTCCTTTGGCCGGGCCTTGGCCGCCGAACGCGCGCTGCGACTGAGTGAGGACGGATTGGCGCTGGCGGAGGAAGGCCGCAAGACGGCCGAGGAGCGCCTCAAGGCCGGCGCCGCGTCGCACATCGAGGTGAACATCGCGCGGGTGGAGCTGGGACGGGCTCAGCGAGAGAAGGTCCGCGCCACCCAGCAACGCCTCCAGTCCCTGGCCGAGCTGAAGCTCCTGCTCAACCTGGACGCGAGCGAGGACGTCACGCCCGAGGGAGAGCTCAGTACGGTCGTGCTCGCCCCGCCCGCCTTCACGGTGCTCGTCGAACAGGCCACCCAGCAGCGGCAGGACCTTCGGGCAGCGCGGGCGGACTGGGAAGCCGCGCGGGCGGAGGTCCGCTTCGCCAGCCGGGACGCCCTGCCCCGGCCCAGCGTCGGCGTGAGTTATGGCCGCGAGGAGAACGACAACATCGTTCAGGGAACGCTCAGCATCGACCTGCCGGTCTTCAACCGGAATCCGGCGGGGAAAGGGACGAGCCTCGCCCGGGAGCGCCAGGCACAACAGCGGCTCGCCGCCACCGAGCGTTTCGTGCGCACCGAGGTCGAGCTGGCGCTGAACCGGTACCGCGCCGCGCAGGCGACAGCGAGCGTCTACGGCGCCGACGTGCTGTCCGCGCTCCAGGAGAACTTGAGCCTCGTCACCGAGGCCTACCGGGCCGGCAAGGTGGACTACCTGCAACTGCTCATCATCCGGCGAGAGGCCCTCGACGGACGCCGTGGCTACATCGAAGCGCTCGAGGAACTGAACGCCGCCAGTGCCCAGCTCATCAAGTCCGTGGGGGCCCTCCAATGA
- a CDS encoding efflux RND transporter periplasmic adaptor subunit: protein MIPALLVATALFAAGCSEKPHAHGADAPAAAHDDDHAPAGGKDAAVTGHDALVTLTAEAVRAARLELATAQVKPLVSSLVVPARITFTQGGVAKVASRVPGRLDTLGVVLGQKVKRGQVLGYLDSPELGQARADFLSAATKARVAEANYKREQELLAKGITSEREMREAESAFVTAQAETNAADGRLHALGLSDKEISLLRANDHYSSRFPAISPLDGTVVEIQVTIGQAVEATTPLFTVADLSQLWAMLDLAESQLSRVRTGQRVAITVQALPGQAFEGEVGYIGDIVDEKTRTIPVRVVVNNADRRLKPGMFAQATVATEAEAPGAGPGANHHVVVPRQAIQQVAGESVVFVPISETQFRPREVKTGATSASEVEVRSGLQAGERYVAQGAFILKSELSKESMGEGHSH, encoded by the coding sequence ATGATTCCCGCCCTCCTCGTGGCCACGGCCCTCTTCGCGGCGGGTTGCTCGGAGAAGCCACACGCCCATGGGGCGGACGCGCCCGCCGCCGCGCACGATGATGACCACGCGCCTGCCGGCGGCAAGGACGCCGCGGTGACGGGACACGACGCGCTCGTCACGCTCACCGCCGAGGCCGTTCGTGCGGCGCGATTGGAGCTGGCGACCGCCCAGGTGAAGCCCCTGGTCTCCAGCCTCGTGGTGCCCGCGCGCATCACCTTCACCCAGGGGGGCGTGGCCAAGGTGGCCTCACGCGTTCCCGGGCGGCTCGACACGCTCGGTGTCGTGCTGGGCCAGAAGGTGAAACGCGGGCAGGTGCTCGGGTACCTGGACAGCCCGGAGCTGGGGCAGGCACGTGCGGACTTCCTCTCCGCCGCGACCAAGGCACGTGTGGCCGAGGCGAACTACAAGCGCGAACAGGAGCTGCTCGCGAAGGGCATCACCAGCGAGCGGGAGATGCGCGAGGCCGAAAGCGCCTTCGTCACCGCCCAGGCCGAGACCAACGCCGCGGACGGCCGGCTCCATGCGCTGGGACTCTCCGACAAGGAGATCTCCCTGCTGCGGGCCAATGACCACTACAGCTCGCGCTTCCCCGCCATCAGCCCGCTGGACGGCACCGTGGTGGAGATTCAAGTCACGATTGGACAGGCCGTGGAGGCGACCACGCCCCTGTTCACCGTCGCCGACCTCTCCCAGCTCTGGGCGATGCTGGACCTCGCCGAGTCCCAGCTCTCGCGCGTTCGCACGGGCCAGCGCGTGGCCATCACCGTCCAGGCGCTCCCCGGTCAGGCGTTCGAGGGCGAGGTGGGCTACATCGGCGACATCGTCGACGAGAAGACCCGCACCATCCCCGTCAGGGTGGTGGTGAACAACGCGGACCGGCGGCTCAAGCCTGGGATGTTCGCCCAGGCCACGGTCGCCACCGAGGCCGAGGCGCCCGGGGCCGGGCCGGGTGCGAACCACCACGTCGTGGTGCCCCGGCAAGCCATCCAACAGGTGGCGGGTGAGTCGGTCGTCTTCGTCCCCATCTCGGAGACGCAGTTCCGCCCCCGTGAAGTGAAGACAGGCGCCACCTCCGCCAGCGAGGTGGAGGTGCGCTCCGGCCTCCAAGCCGGTGAGCGCTACGTCGCCCAGGGCGCCTTCATCCTCAAGTCCGAGCTCTCCAAGGAGAGCATGGGCGAAGGCCACTCCCACTAG
- a CDS encoding efflux RND transporter permease subunit encodes MFDRLIHLSIKNRILVFILTGVLIGFGLNALRELPIDAVPDVTNVQVQVLTSSPGLGPVEVERFITIPVETAMSGLPDTEELRSVSKFGLSVVTIVFKENVDIYFARQLIQERLASAKENIPEGYGSPEMGPISTGLGEIYQFEVRGEGQSAMELRSILEWQISPRLRSVPGVVEVNAFGGELKTYEVQVDPARLSAYGLPLSRLFEALEQNNANAGGAYIARGPEQVLIRGEGLVESLDDIRTVVLATSDQGVPVYVRDVAEVTFAPQVRQGAVTRDGRGEAVTGIVMMLIGQNSREVVNAVKAEVEKIRPALPPGVTLDTFYDRTDLVRKTIQTVATNLIEGGLLVIVVLFLMLRNLRAGLLAAAAIPLSMLCAFIGMRALGVSGNLMSLGAIDFGLIVDGALIIVENAVRHIAERSHALGRELTREERDDVVYHSAVEVRQAAAFGEVIIGVVYLPILALSGIEGKMFKPMAITVICALAGAFVLSLTFVPALASVLLPRKTQERESFIVMGARRVYEPALAWCLQKRAVVVSVAAGLLVASLATVPFLGAEFIPRLDEGAIAIQAWRVPSVSLEESVRQTGLIETVLKRFPEVTTVVSRTGRAEIATDPMGVEISDIFVMLKPHEDWTTAKDREGLIARFNEALAKEVPGSLFSYSQPIELRVSELIAGVRSDVALKLYGEDLEVLKQTGDKLAAALSKVPGAADVKAEQVAGLPVARIRIDRQAIARYGINVRQVLDTIEAIGGKEVGTVVEGPRRFALQVRFAPSARTSVEQLEELRIASPTGQLIPLSQLAKVVVEDGPAQVSRENIQRRLTIETNVRGRDLQSFVTEAEQVIAREVKLPTGYWVDWGGQFENLQSASRRLAFVVPLTLLLIFVLLYTTFNAVRPALLIYLNIPFAITGGLLALLVRGMPLSISAAVGFIALFGVAVLNGLVLVASIQKLRHDGLEPRQAAHDAAHLRLRPVLTTALVASLGFLPMAFSTGAGAEVQKPLATVVIGGLFTSTLLTLLVLPTVYAWFDGGAPRQEGSPG; translated from the coding sequence ATGTTCGACAGGCTCATTCATCTCTCCATCAAGAACCGCATCCTCGTCTTCATCCTCACCGGGGTGCTCATCGGCTTCGGGCTGAACGCCCTGCGCGAGCTGCCCATCGACGCGGTTCCCGACGTCACCAACGTCCAGGTGCAGGTCCTCACCTCGTCACCCGGGCTCGGTCCCGTGGAAGTCGAGCGGTTCATCACCATCCCCGTCGAAACGGCGATGAGCGGCCTCCCTGACACGGAGGAGCTTCGCTCCGTCTCCAAGTTCGGGCTGTCCGTCGTCACCATCGTCTTCAAGGAGAACGTCGACATCTACTTCGCGCGCCAGCTCATCCAGGAGCGGCTGGCGTCCGCGAAGGAGAACATCCCGGAAGGATACGGCTCACCAGAGATGGGCCCCATCTCCACCGGCCTGGGTGAAATCTACCAGTTCGAGGTGCGCGGCGAGGGCCAGAGCGCCATGGAGCTGCGCAGCATCCTGGAGTGGCAGATCTCCCCTCGCCTGCGCTCCGTCCCGGGCGTGGTCGAGGTCAACGCCTTCGGCGGTGAGCTGAAGACCTACGAAGTGCAGGTGGACCCGGCGCGGCTGTCCGCCTACGGCCTGCCCCTGTCGCGGCTCTTCGAGGCGCTGGAGCAGAACAACGCCAACGCGGGCGGCGCATACATCGCCCGGGGCCCGGAGCAGGTGCTCATCCGCGGTGAAGGCCTGGTCGAGTCGCTGGACGACATCCGCACCGTCGTCCTCGCCACCTCGGACCAGGGCGTGCCCGTCTACGTCCGCGACGTGGCGGAGGTCACCTTCGCGCCCCAGGTCCGTCAAGGCGCCGTCACCCGCGATGGACGGGGCGAGGCCGTCACCGGCATCGTCATGATGCTCATCGGCCAGAACTCGCGCGAGGTGGTCAACGCCGTGAAGGCCGAGGTGGAGAAGATCCGCCCCGCCCTTCCGCCCGGCGTCACGCTGGACACCTTCTATGACCGCACCGACCTGGTCCGGAAGACGATTCAGACGGTGGCGACGAACCTCATCGAGGGCGGCCTGTTGGTCATCGTCGTGCTGTTCCTCATGCTCCGGAACCTCCGCGCGGGACTGCTCGCCGCGGCGGCCATTCCGCTGTCCATGCTCTGTGCCTTCATCGGCATGCGCGCGCTGGGCGTCTCCGGAAACCTGATGTCGTTGGGCGCCATCGACTTCGGGCTCATCGTCGACGGCGCGCTCATCATCGTGGAGAACGCCGTCCGTCACATCGCGGAGCGCAGCCACGCACTGGGCCGAGAGCTCACTCGAGAGGAACGCGACGACGTCGTCTACCACAGCGCCGTGGAGGTCCGGCAGGCCGCGGCCTTCGGGGAGGTCATCATCGGCGTGGTGTACCTGCCCATCCTCGCCCTCAGCGGCATCGAGGGGAAGATGTTCAAGCCCATGGCCATCACCGTCATCTGCGCCCTGGCCGGAGCCTTCGTTCTCTCCCTCACCTTCGTCCCCGCGCTCGCGTCCGTCCTCCTGCCTCGGAAGACACAGGAGCGGGAGAGCTTCATCGTGATGGGGGCTCGGCGCGTCTACGAACCCGCGCTGGCCTGGTGCCTCCAAAAGCGGGCCGTCGTCGTCAGCGTCGCCGCGGGACTGCTGGTGGCCAGCCTGGCCACCGTGCCGTTCCTGGGCGCGGAGTTCATCCCCCGGCTGGACGAAGGCGCCATCGCCATCCAGGCCTGGCGCGTCCCGTCCGTCTCCCTGGAGGAATCCGTCCGCCAGACGGGGCTCATTGAAACGGTGCTCAAGCGCTTCCCGGAGGTCACCACGGTGGTCTCCCGCACGGGCCGCGCGGAGATCGCCACCGACCCCATGGGCGTCGAAATCAGTGACATCTTCGTGATGCTCAAACCTCACGAGGATTGGACGACGGCGAAGGACCGTGAAGGGCTCATCGCCCGCTTCAACGAGGCGCTGGCCAAGGAGGTCCCCGGCAGCCTGTTCAGCTATTCGCAGCCCATCGAGCTTCGCGTCAGCGAGCTCATCGCTGGGGTGCGCTCGGACGTCGCGCTCAAGCTCTATGGCGAGGACCTGGAGGTGCTCAAGCAGACGGGCGACAAGCTCGCGGCCGCCCTGTCGAAGGTTCCTGGTGCCGCGGACGTCAAGGCGGAGCAGGTGGCGGGATTGCCCGTGGCGCGCATCCGAATCGACCGGCAGGCGATTGCGCGCTACGGCATCAACGTCCGCCAGGTGCTGGACACCATCGAGGCCATTGGCGGCAAGGAGGTGGGCACGGTGGTGGAGGGCCCGCGGCGCTTCGCGCTCCAGGTCCGCTTCGCCCCCAGCGCTCGGACGAGCGTGGAGCAACTCGAGGAGCTTCGGATCGCCAGCCCCACGGGGCAGCTCATCCCGCTGTCTCAACTCGCGAAGGTCGTCGTCGAGGACGGCCCCGCGCAGGTGAGCCGGGAGAACATCCAGCGGCGCCTCACCATTGAAACCAACGTGCGTGGCAGGGACCTCCAGAGCTTCGTGACGGAGGCCGAGCAGGTCATCGCGCGAGAGGTGAAGCTGCCCACGGGCTACTGGGTGGACTGGGGTGGCCAGTTCGAGAACCTCCAGTCCGCGTCACGCAGGCTGGCCTTCGTGGTGCCGCTCACCCTGCTGCTCATCTTCGTGCTGCTCTACACCACGTTCAACGCGGTGCGGCCGGCCCTGCTCATCTACCTCAACATCCCGTTCGCCATCACCGGCGGGCTGTTGGCGCTGCTGGTGCGGGGCATGCCGTTGTCCATCTCCGCGGCGGTGGGGTTCATCGCCCTGTTCGGCGTGGCGGTGCTCAACGGACTGGTGCTCGTCGCGAGCATCCAGAAGCTGCGGCACGACGGCTTGGAGCCCAGGCAGGCGGCCCATGACGCGGCCCACCTGCGTTTGAGGCCCGTGCTGACGACCGCCCTGGTGGCCTCCTTGGGCTTTCTCCCCATGGCCTTCTCCACGGGCGCGGGCGCGGAGGTGCAGAAGCCGCTGGCCACGGTGGTCATCGGTGGGCTCTTCACGTCCACGTTGCTCACCCTGCTGGTGCTGCCCACCGTCTACGCCTGGTTCGATGGTGGGGCCCCTCGGCAGGAGGGCAGCCCGGGGTGA